Below is a genomic region from Salvelinus fontinalis isolate EN_2023a chromosome 2, ASM2944872v1, whole genome shotgun sequence.
AAGACTACATAACACATTATTCTGTGTTGTTCAGTATTTTGATTGATTATGTCATGGAAATGACTTTATTCTCTCTAATCATCCATTATAGATGGAGACAATCCTGATGCAAACCGTGGTGACACTAGTTTGACCTGGAAAAATGGTGAGTGTTTACCCAAATCTATCACCACAGCTTCCTCTGTATGAGCAAATGAAACAAAACAATACTACCAAGATCAACTACTGTTAGAAGGCTATTTTAAAACCTTTTCATTTGTGTGAATATGTCAACATCTGATGACTACATTTTGTTTTTCAGTTGGTGTTGTTGCTCTCGTGCTGGTCATTGCTGGTTTGCTCTTGGTGTTGTTTTGTGTGTACAAACCTTGGAGAGACAAACAGCGGTGAGTATCCTATATAACTGTTTTTATAACAGCTTTATAACTGTTTTTGTCTTTAAGTCAATTAGAATTGTTGCAGAGGGTTTATGTTAGTTATGAGACTAGTTCTCTCTGTCTTACTACTAGGGTTTAAAGTCAGACCAATGGGGTCCTAGCAGGTCACAAACAGGATGAGAACAGCCTGGAACTTGCAGGCCACTTACAAACTATAGACTTGTCGGCCATTCAAGTTACTGTTGTTTATCAAACATTATCCTTAATTTCTCATTAATGTAATAATCTCATCTTTAGCAACCAAGGCCACAGAGAAATGGAAGCGGGTCAGGGCATTCCAGAACCAAACTCCATTCCTCTGATGCAGAATGAGCGACGTGATGCCAGGTAAACCTTTCCAAATCACTTTATTGATCTGTAATCAACCACTGAATGATAGTCTCTCTTGTATTTAGCTGTTGCTATGGGTCATATTAGTTTCTGTCTTTAGagaacagggctctccaaccctgtttctggagaactactgtcctgtaggttttcactccaaccctaatctagcacacctgattctaataattatctCAGGGACGGGAAACTGGCGGCCTGCGGACCCCCGTTTTACTGTTGACAGCTAGAGCACAAGGTTTCATTTCTAAATTTGATTGTGCACCAGgagttttcctcttgtcatgtcagtcattaaaAATCACCTCAATCACAAAATcttttagattggtaaatgaaTCTGACCAGCTACCTAAACCTAAACATCGTCAAATTGCTGACAGGGGGGGTGGGCATTGATTTTGATGtggcccccatcaaagttgcctatccctgaCATGcatacatttctctccaccctatggcaaaatgagtagaattgcagcaaacttgctttaaatcTGAACATTTTTCTCTAATCCCCATAGCAAAATGTTGCTTAGggccggctctgactgcatgtgtgagtgtgaatGTGGGTACGCAGATCCACAAGCCACTGTGGTCCCTCATAATGAATTCAGATTTCTGTGGCACCCATCAAAGTTGCCTATACCTGAAAGCTGGTTAATAAGCTgcatcaggttagttacaactgggattGGAGAGAgatcctacaggagggtagctctccaggaacagggttggaaagccCTGATATAGAATGTGAAGGAAGAATTACTCAATAGATCCGCATGGAATTTCTAAATACCAGTAATGTCTATTGGCAAGCAACAACTTTCAGCAAAGACCCTGCCTTTAGACCCCTGCCCAGGCAAGACATAACATATTCAAGCCAGAAGGGGAACTGGTGTATTTTTGTCTGGTGTAATGTATCGTAGATGATTCCACTTGTACCTGTGGGTATCTGACTGAACCTTTGGTACTGGTTTTATCACAGAGACATCAGAAAGCCTGATGACGGTGAGACTGTTGAAGCTGTGGTTGTTCCCAGGTTAGTTACAATACCTCTATTACATCTTTATAGTCTACTCTGTCCTGGATCAGTTTGCCTTGCTAATCCTTTCAGTCATGCTCATCATAATCTCACTTTCAGTGACCAAGGAGgtgagccaggagaggagagcaggcagCCCATGGACAATGAAGAGACAGGCGCTGACAACCCTCTGCTGAATGGAGATGCCAGGTAAACTGTACCACATGACTAATCACCTGTCAGTCCTCTGTAATGTAGACTATGGAAATGGAGAACATTTGTATCCTTCCCAGTCGAGATCCTTAAAATCCTTATCAATGTAATAATCTCAACTTTAGCGACCAAGGAGAGGAAGGTGTTCTAGGAATGGAGGATGGAAAGCCGTCAGACAATGACAGAGCAGACACTGAAACCTGTCAGAAGACACATGCTGATTCCTCCACACTGAATGTACCCAAGATTGTCAGGTAAATTGTCCACATAAGGACTCCTTTGATAGATCGTCATTATCCATTGAATGACAATCTAATTTCTCCTTTCAGAATTGATCCCATGGATCATGTTAGTCTCTGCCTCTACGGAGGACAGTGTTGTTTGTGGTGGATCAAGAGTTTTAATCCTGATGATAGCCCTGTTATTGCTCCCACAGGGTTAACAGCCAGACTGATGACACACAGCTTCTGGGTCAACCTCAAAGCAATGGACGCGTGCCATATAGAAGGTGAGAATGTGTATTTATCTGTGTGTAAAGTTGcatgggatgggagaggaggttaAATAACTGGTTGAGGTCAGTGACCGAAGGGAGTAGCATCACGGTCATTAAGATTGATCCCACCCCTGCACCTGAACAGGAAGAACCTGTGACAACTAGAACAACGACAACAACAATGGTGGCAGCTGCTGTGAAGACTACAGTAGCTACCACTAGATAACATCAACTGCCCTTACCAAGCAGTCCACGGTACCCACAAAGAAACCTGAAGCATCAGAACCAGAAGGGTTTTTTattgacaatgttatgtgttatgcataaatatattcattaaaactgaaatctgagaccatgacaattcccactctctcttcacctgactctatgcctccaggatacttttctgctggactccacaaaaTAAAATccctaaaaagcttcctcatgcttccacccagtcttcccctttcggccccaggttctgagaggtgttcccaaatcatgtcatttttTACTTAGTTTCCCACCTGCTCCATTTTAACTGATAATCATGTGCATAACCTTAATCAACATTATCTCTTCTTGAAGTAattcaacactgtatatgctttcacaTCACATAGAgctctttttttgtattttttatatatatattttttttaatatattgaCTTTCAATTGTATATTGACTTACAATTAccctaacatctctctctctctctctctctctctctctctctctctctctctctctctctctctctctctctctctctctctctctctctctctctctctctctctctctctctctctctctctcatggtattttcaagctcacccattattcAGCTGGACCTTACTTCTTGTGAGACTTATGCACCCACCAAAGAGAGACATGAAGATCTTTACCACTGCAGTGCTGTAAGAAGTATACCCccagcctggtgtatcttgatgtacactcagtctccagaattcagcccaagcccttccatttctggctgttttttcctgaggacatacacactaacacatgggTTATTTCCTGACAACAGACTTTCTTCTTATAGCAAGATCACTAATTCTTAATTTTTAAATAACAGCCCTATGTAAACATTCTGTCTCaaatacctggcctcctgccacagaaatattcataatgaTAGCCAAATGATGGTCCCTACAGCaactgctgtaaaataacatGTAATCAGTCAAGTGTCTTCCAGTTGGAAGAATATCCAATCCTAACAAAACTAAGTCATAAGTTTCTCAAACTTTTGCTCTAGTGCTCAAAATGCCACCAATTATTACTTTTACTATTTtttctactattactattactatttttTCTATTTTCCAAATATCCCTTTTGTCCCTGTTTTTCTGTCATGAGTGGCCTGGTAATGAAAGGTCAGTACCCCAATCCCCTTTAGTCTTTCTACTCCCTGGCACATATCATTCCAGCATGTCTATTTTTAGATACAGTTCACAGGTCATCAGACACAGTTGTCCCTCACTATTCAgccggttagggtgggtttgagcTCCACACACTTGTTGTGGTGATAATGTCTCCCATGCATTAAAGCATTCTGACGTCACCTTCCATGATAACTCCCTTATTCTACTGGTGATCTCTCAGACGAGTTACAGATTATGTAGTTATCAACATAACCCTCGCAGAGacccacactccaataaacccTTTGGAGTAACTTTCATCACTTTTTAACATGTTTCCCTTTTATATGCAGAATGAACCAAGCACATTTGTGTATTTACCCAAAGACCATAACCTCGGGCAACTGATCATTTTACCTATGAACCCATGTTAAATCAAAAAATAAACCTATTTGAATAACTAGTCAATTTAAGATTACAACTCTTCATTATTTTCCCAGGGAAATAATAGATTTACAAAGTAATTATACACTTTGAATAGAGACTGGTGTTTCTTAATCATTTTATAATtaaatcccacctgttccaacaatttctagtgaaggtgatcagtctttcacGGGAAATTCTTAGGATtcagggcattttgacaccattaaAATGTTTCCACTCCCCTTTCTTTAGAaacaacttaaatacatttttcaaaaacatttcCATCCTTCTGCATAcccaatttgaaactgaattggaaaAAACCCTTCCAGAATAAATCCACTAACGCATATTCGTTCCCGGTAATATGGGGTACTTACTAGTGAACCATAGGCCAAGAACACACAGGAACTGGCCTCACTTGTCCGGAACTCCATTTTTAGCCTtatccagatatttttattttttaaagcggTAGACTTTAACTAACTGCTTTCCCCAGTAACGCAGTCTCCAATGACATTTTGACCAGAGAAGAATAAACCCCTTTtttctggaaaagaaagtgtacatATCGTTAATATTCACAATGTTACCTTTTAATCAGCAAACCAATAGTATTACTTATATAGTGATTTTATTCTATAAGCGTCTTAGCAGTTTCAGAGAATAACGGTATAGAATGTCTAACACAATTAAAATCGCATCAGTACTCTACTAGAAGTCAAGTAAAACGTGATCTAatacttctttcatcacatatAAACTGTAATCTCTATGAACCACTCATTGATCGATCAGAGACTATACACTGCCAAGTGAAAATTCCATTCTTACTAACCTCAAACCGATTAGTTGTTTGTTCTTTTGACAAGGATGCAAACTCTTGTATAGCAGCATTTCCTGCTACCGCACTAAGTTCCAGTGTCACCTTACACTCATTTTTCCCATACCCGATATTCCCATATCCAAAACAGGGAGCTATCTTCTTATGCTTTAAGATATTCTCCATAGCTCTGCTAACCACCCGCACGTCTGCGAGGATGAGCAGAATCATATTTGTCCTTCATCgtaatgtattttctgatgatagaatgttgacatcagaacgcCTGCAAATCGAGCTTCACATTATGGTCCCATGCGACTGTTCCAACTCCCAATTGCCTCCCtgaattgtttattttatttatcctgTTTACCGGGTTTATGGCGTCCTCCATTATCCAGTTTTTTTCATATTCAATCCGAATTCGGTAGAATTAATGTGCGCTTCTTTCAGTGACTCCATGGCTTTATTAAAGTCCTCATCTCTCTATGCTAGGGAGAAACAGTACTTTTGTTTTCATgccactatttatttatttatttttcctaaaCACTCCCATCGTATTACACAACTTTTATTTACTATTTTCCAAGGTAGAGCTACCCACTTTCCCAGATAATAATGAATTAGTCACCTCACTTAATTTCTCCtatcaaagcctactctataatgtctgtactatatttctgaatactacagatgacttaatgtcttattctagTACAGTACTTCAAATATCGCTGTGTTTTTCCCTTTACAGATATCATCACTATTCATTTTATTAGTTTGCTTATTCTATCACTTTAACTTTATTCAGTGTATTAAatccaatttaatacatttttcctTCTAATTTAGCTATTTATAATGTCTAcactgtcttatctctttattTATCCGCTTGCTATATTGTCTTTTAGCCTATTTTACTGTTTACTTCCCGATTCACGGTTTTAGTGAAACAATGTCTCTCCTGTCcttcaggctatttttagaccGCAGTCTCTGTTGGCACAGGCTGTTTTTCCTCCTATTTCGTTACACTGCTCGTGATTTTTTAATATGTGTTCTAGACTTCTGTTATGGTGtttcttgtgtatttttgtcaCTATTTATTCTAGACAGCCTAGATTTATTTTAACCTcatagtttaacctgtctaggctgagggtgccgctagcggcactccccccccacccccactgaaaaggcagagccgcgaaattcaaaaaaaatatattttttaaatatttaactttcacacattaaagtccaatacagctaatgaaagacacagatcttgtgaatccagccaacatgtccgattttttaaatgttttacagggaagacacaatatgtaaagatgtaaatctattacctaaaaacacattagcataatccaccatcttttatttgtccaccaacaccagtagctatcaccaattcggctaaactaagatatttatagcccctaaccaagaaaaaaactcatcagatgacagtctgataacatatttatggtatgggataggttttgttagaaaaatgtgcatatttcaggtagatggcataggttacaattgcacccaccgtcacaaatggactagaataactacatagagcaacgtgtttacctacttactaatcatcaaacatttcgtaaaaatacacagcatacactaatcgaaagacacagatcctgtgaattcagacaatatttcagattttctaagtgtcttacagcgaaaacacaataaatcgttatattagcatagcacatagcacatagcagcccagcattgattctagccaaagtgagcgataacgtcaacatcgccaaaatatattaattttttcactaaccttctcagaattcttcagatgacactcctgtaacatcatattacacaatccatatagagtttgatcgaaaatgtgcatatttaaccaccaaaatcatggttagacaatgtgaaatgtagcccagctggtgagaaaatgtccgtgcgccatattagacagtgatctactcttatacataaatactcataaacgtgactaaaaaatatagggtggacagggattgatagacaatttaattcttaatacaatcgcggaattacattttttaaattatccttacttttcaatacagtttgcgccaagcgaagctacgtcaaaaaacatggcgtcctaagccactaacatttttcgacagaaacacgatttatcataataaaaatgtcctactttgagctgttcttccatcagtatcttgggcaaaggatcctttcttgggtctaatcgtcttttggtggaaagctgtcctcttgccatgtggaaatgccaactgcgttcgggatgaactggaagcgtgcccagcaattcacagcgtttcagaaataaatgtcccaaaatcgcactaaacggatataaattgctataaaacgctttaaattaactaccttatgatgtttttaactcctataacgagtagaaacatgaccagagtaatattactccctccactaatgcttggaacaggtgcgggtcggtgtcctccacgcgcataacgcagcaagaaaagagttcctagctacagggttttttaatttgtagtgcctgtgaacgcgcaatcgaccccattcaaatcgtcatcacgtaaaggcatccaggggaagacgtaagcagtgtccgtatactcatagcaataactgtggccttttaactgactccagatcaggggccaacatttctgaaatctgactccatgtcagggaaattgctgtagaatgggttctgttccacttagagacaaaatttcaactcctatagaaactatagactgttttctatccaataataataataatatgcatattgtacgatcaagaattttgtgggaagccgtttcaaaaattacacgattagcataaatagtgacaacagcgcccccagcctcaacaggataATTTAAGTTTattttcaacttttttttttctttctactTTGCTATATACTATTCGTGCCTTGTTTAATACCTCTTTAACACCTATTATATTTTTACAATGGTCGTTTAACACATTATCACGTCAATTATTTATCCTTATTTATAACTTATTTTGCCCAATATTTTTCGATTTTGTTCCTCTTCCCAGTGAGAGTTAAATGCACTCTCTTTCTCAAATTACACTCAGTTAACTGTCAGAGAGGCTTGCACATTCCTCTTCCTACcagttggtcacagacacacagCCTGTTCTTCCTCTTTTTTCTAATCTGCTCATTCATCACGAAGAATTGTCATTCATTCGTTCATACACACCCTTTGTTTTACCTAAAACAACCTATAGTTTTTTCCCCTACTAACTTAATCTACTTTCTCAACATAAACCGGAATTATACTATAGGATTTTTCACGATATGACGAGACTACTGCCTAACCGGGTCAGCCTGTCTTCATACCCTATTCACCCACCCAATACTGGCCTCTATTCCGTATTAGAGCAATATCGTGGCGTGACCTACCGATTTACAGACTCCCGTTTAGCTAGATGGAGCGTTTTTATCCGCAGGATTtattttgcagttgaacgccgcacaatcagGCCAGCGTTTCTTCCGCGTCCTATATATTCACCTGAACAGACCCTCCTGTCGTGAATATCCCACCCAAGCAGACACCTTTCTAATTTTAAAGGGCGGTATCGTGGCTTTCTAACTACTTATTTATGCAGTCCTCTATTCTTTTTAGAGCTGTATTCATAAATAACCTGTCCAAGCTttccttctactaattttatCGAAGAGGTATTACAGGATTTTCTACCTACTTTATCTGTTTTGACCGTATGGGCTGTCCCACATTATGGCCAGGCATCTCAGCCAGAGGGCGCAAACAACCGCACCAGTTAAAGCCACACATTCGAACGGTCAGATCAGAACGAGTGCATGTCCCCTCCGCTAAACGCCCGACACCCGCAAGGTTCACAGCCCCTACTCACTTAGTCCCTACACATGcacatatatatttacatttcACAACCCCCAAAATCTCACATGCATGCAATTTCATTGAATTCAAAAGTTCTTAGCATTTACTGGATTTCTAGGAAATGTAAAGAGAGACCTACGTGGCGCCCTTCCCGCTGAGACAGGATCTCTGAAGCAATCCATACAAACATTTCAACTACGTAAGAAAACGCTTACCTTTTTATAGTTGTGTGGCCACATTTGTTTGCAAGATTGTCCAAAGAAACTATCACCAGCCCGGAACGTCATTCCGTAGTCCCTGTCCCTCCTGGCAAAGCTCGCCAAATATGtcgtctcagaaatataacactcttacaagaacttgtaAATTCAATATAGGCTCTTAATATAAAATATCAGAAGCCGTGTCAGTCCGTGGAAAAGACCAACTTCCATAAGCACTGGCTCTGTTCttatacacacacatcaaatgAGTCCATCCCATATCTCTCATTTTAGACTTCCTGCTTGTTCAGGCCCAATAACGCCTGTATCCGCTCTTGATTAGATTACAATGGTGCCAGGACCCTCTCAGTGTCCTAATATAAATATGTATTATGCCTATAGTCCATCTGTTGGTCATTTGGCTGGCCCCCTCCTTTGTGTGTCCCTCTGACCTCGGTATGTCCAGCCATTCTATGCACTTATGGCCTTGCTTTAGTTTCCTGTCCTAGACAATAGACAATGTACTTTAAGTGTCGCCTCTTCCTTTTTACCCTAAGCCTTTATGCTTTTTATGGCTTTGGCCATTATGTCTGTTATGTCTTAGTTTCCTGTTTTcaccagaatggcaaatgcactcacgtgttgccttctcctccttctcctcctatatTCTAATGTACACCTGTCTTTTGCTCAATAGTGTGATatctgtctctatatgtctaAGTACTAACTCCTACAAATCCTGTCAGAAGACACATGCTGAACCCCCTCTAGTGAATGGACACCATGATGTCAGGTAAACTTGACTACATATTGATACATCCACAACTCATTGGGTATAATGTCACCAACCCCATTTTCCCACGGTTCATGTTAGCCTCTGTCTCTATAGGGGACAGTATTATGGTGGATCATGAATGTGAATGTTGATGTCTTATTTCTCCAACAGGGTTAACGATGAGACTAAGGAAGTGACTCCTGGTGCACAGAGTCCAGGACCTCCTCAGATGAATGGAGGACCTCCCATGTCTAACAGAGCTGCAGAGGAGACCACTGCTCTATTGGACAAACAGGCCTTGGACAAGGACAAAGTCACCAAACCTCCTGAGTTAATAGTAAGTACTGTTTATGTCCTCTGACAACTGGTGAACTGTTTGGCTTGCTATCAAAAATGACGGGGCTCGTTGTCTTTTAGCTCCAGCATATTTGTAACTCTTGTGTTTTTCCCAAGGACAAAGGAACTAATGACATGGAGTCAAGAAGAGGAGAACTGTAACAAACGGTAGACGTTTGTATAGCAAAAGAAAACCTAATAAGATATAagatacagtaatatataatatacagtacttATTATAAGGTACACATTTGTGActtgcataccactgctggcttgcttctgaagctaagcagggttggtcctggtcagtccctggatgggagaccagatgctgctggaagtggtgttggagggccagtaggaggcactctttcctctggtctaaaaaatatcccaatgccccagggcagtgattggggacactgccctgtgtagggtgccgtctttcggatgggacgttaaacgggtgtcctgactctctgaggtcattaaagatcccatggcacttatcgtaagagtaggggtgttaaccccggtgtcctggctaaattcccaatctggccctcaaaccatcacggtcacctaataatccccagtttacaattggctcattcatccccctcctctcccctgtaactattccccaggtcgttgctgcaaatgagaacgtgttctcagtcaac
It encodes:
- the LOC129828064 gene encoding uncharacterized protein LOC129828064 isoform X1, whose product is MAFDKNEVVTMNNSSITLYKCQNLKMNFIYIDSTQQKAGTESNGEEPPVKERCSHYIVTDMRNEVVTTAPLNSTIIPDGDNPDANRGDTSLTWKNVGVVALVLVIAGLLLVLFCVYKPWRDKQRNQGHREMEAGQGIPEPNSIPLMQNERRDARDIRKPDDGETVEAVVVPSDQGGEPGEESRQPMDNEETGADNPLLNGDASDQGEEGVLGMEDGKPSDNDRADTETCQKTHADSSTLNVPKIVRVNSQTDDTQLLGQPQSNGRVPYRSSPIIQLDLTSCETYAPTKERHEDLYHCSAKTHAEPPLVNGHHDVRVNDETKEVTPGAQSPGPPQMNGGPPMSNRAAEETTALLDKQALDKDKVTKPPELIDKGTNDMESRRGEL
- the LOC129828064 gene encoding uncharacterized protein LOC129828064 isoform X4 translates to MRNEVVTTAPLNSTIIPDGDNPDANRGDTSLTWKNVGVVALVLVIAGLLLVLFCVYKPWRDKQRNQGHREMEAGQGIPEPNSIPLMQNERRDARDIRKPDDGETVEAVVVPSDQGGEPGEESRQPMDNEETGADNPLLNGDASDQGEEGVLGMEDGKPSDNDRADTETCQKTHADSSTLNVPKIVRVNSQTDDTQLLGQPQSNGRVPYRSSPIIQLDLTSCETYAPTKERHEDLYHCSAKTHAEPPLVNGHHDVRVNDETKEVTPGAQSPGPPQMNGGPPMSNRAAEETTALLDKQALDKDKVTKPPELIDKGTNDMESRRGEL
- the LOC129828064 gene encoding uncharacterized protein LOC129828064 isoform X3: MAFDKNEVVTMNNSSITLYKCQNLKMNFIYIDSTQQKAGTESNGEEPPVKERCSHYIVTDMRNEVVTTAPLNSTIIPDGDNPDANRGDTSLTWKNVGVVALVLVIAGLLLVLFCVYKPWRDKQRNQGHREMEAGQGIPEPNSIPLMQNERRDARDIRKPDDGETVEAVVVPSDQGGEPGEESRQPMDNEETGADNPLLNGDASDQGEEGVLGMEDGKPSDNDRADTETCQKTHADSSTLNVPKIVRVNSQTDDTQLLGQPQSNGRVPYRSSPIIQLDLTSCETYAPTKERHEDLYHCSAVRSIPPAWCILMYTQSPEFSPSPSISGCFFLRTYTLTHGLFPDNRLSSYSKITNS
- the LOC129828064 gene encoding uncharacterized protein LOC129828064 isoform X2, yielding MAFDKNEVVTMNNSSITLYKCQNLKMNFIYIDSTQKAGTESNGEEPPVKERCSHYIVTDMRNEVVTTAPLNSTIIPDGDNPDANRGDTSLTWKNVGVVALVLVIAGLLLVLFCVYKPWRDKQRNQGHREMEAGQGIPEPNSIPLMQNERRDARDIRKPDDGETVEAVVVPSDQGGEPGEESRQPMDNEETGADNPLLNGDASDQGEEGVLGMEDGKPSDNDRADTETCQKTHADSSTLNVPKIVRVNSQTDDTQLLGQPQSNGRVPYRSSPIIQLDLTSCETYAPTKERHEDLYHCSAKTHAEPPLVNGHHDVRVNDETKEVTPGAQSPGPPQMNGGPPMSNRAAEETTALLDKQALDKDKVTKPPELIDKGTNDMESRRGEL